The Streptomyces sp. Je 1-332 genome has a window encoding:
- a CDS encoding LPFR motif small protein, with protein MLKAIADVFRAIGGAIATVVTLPFRAVARLFGGASSSARGHH; from the coding sequence ATGCTCAAGGCCATTGCAGATGTGTTCCGTGCCATTGGCGGGGCCATCGCCACGGTTGTCACTCTTCCTTTTCGTGCGGTCGCGAGGCTCTTCGGCGGGGCGTCTTCCAGCGCCCGCGGCCACCACTGA
- a CDS encoding helix-turn-helix transcriptional regulator: MASQSAHNEGAELGRYLRARRTQTSPEHVGLTVGAGVRRTPGLRREELATLAGISIDYYVRLERGKETRPSPAVLDSLARALRMDDQEHQHLRELAARAARYVAEPPPAPSRSVRPHLKLLLESLRPNPAYVISRSMEMLAWNPGGLALYAGLDDWPAKHRNLARYLFLHPAARDLFPDWERQITACVARLRAIAGTAPDAPDLTNLVGELLLKSPDFAGLWERYEVTGRKPAHKTFRHPQVGTLTLTSQSLHVEGTPGQRIGVYTADPGSPNHDALLLLDMTAPSVATPSTTPRHGTA, from the coding sequence ATGGCATCCCAGAGCGCGCACAACGAGGGCGCCGAGCTGGGCCGCTACCTGCGCGCCCGCCGCACCCAGACCAGTCCCGAACACGTCGGCCTCACCGTCGGCGCCGGTGTCCGCCGCACCCCCGGCCTGCGTCGCGAGGAGCTGGCCACCCTCGCCGGCATCAGCATCGACTACTACGTACGCCTGGAGCGCGGCAAGGAGACCCGCCCAAGCCCAGCGGTCCTCGACTCGCTGGCCCGCGCCCTGCGCATGGACGACCAGGAGCACCAGCACCTGCGCGAGCTCGCCGCCCGCGCCGCCCGCTACGTGGCCGAACCGCCCCCGGCCCCGAGCCGCAGTGTGCGCCCACACCTGAAGCTGCTGCTTGAGTCACTGCGCCCGAACCCCGCCTACGTCATCAGCCGCAGCATGGAGATGCTCGCCTGGAACCCCGGCGGCCTCGCCCTCTACGCGGGCCTGGACGACTGGCCGGCCAAGCACCGCAACCTCGCCCGCTATCTCTTTCTGCATCCCGCGGCCCGCGACCTCTTCCCCGACTGGGAGCGGCAGATCACCGCCTGTGTCGCCCGCCTGCGTGCCATCGCGGGCACGGCCCCCGACGCGCCCGACCTCACCAACCTCGTCGGCGAACTGCTTCTGAAGAGCCCCGACTTCGCCGGTCTGTGGGAGCGCTACGAAGTGACGGGACGTAAACCCGCCCACAAGACCTTCCGCCACCCCCAGGTCGGCACGCTCACCCTCACGTCCCAGTCGCTGCACGTCGAAGGCACCCCCGGCCAGCGCATCGGCGTCTACACCGCCGACCCTGGCAGCCCCAACCACGACGCCCTGCTCCTGCTCGACATGACGGCTCCGTCCGTCGCTACGCCCAGCACCACGCCTCGCCACGGAACCGCGTGA
- a CDS encoding aldo/keto reductase, with protein sequence MRYVNLRDLEVSRIGLGAMGMSHGYTGSGTDDAESIRTVHRALELGVTLIDTAEIYGPYTNEELLGQALRGRRDQVVLATKFGLVSHGGGGSWNLDSGPANIRTAVEGSLKRLGTDHIDLYYQHRVDPNTPIEETAGAVRDLIAEGKVRAFGLSEAGPDTIRRAHAVQPVTAVQSEYSLFTRGIEERVLPVLRELNIGLVPFSPLGRGFLTGTVRSTDQFDETDFRRGNPRFSGENFQRNLALADEVKALADEAGATPGQVALAWLLAQGDDIAPIPGTKRVSRVEENTAADAVTLTDEQLDRLSSLPPAAGATHTEAQARMLER encoded by the coding sequence ATGCGCTACGTCAACCTGCGTGACCTGGAAGTTTCCCGGATCGGTCTGGGCGCCATGGGCATGTCCCACGGCTACACCGGTTCCGGCACCGACGACGCGGAGTCGATCAGGACCGTGCACCGAGCGCTGGAGCTGGGCGTCACGCTCATCGACACCGCCGAGATCTACGGGCCCTACACGAACGAGGAACTGCTGGGCCAGGCGCTGAGGGGGCGCCGGGACCAGGTCGTGCTGGCCACCAAGTTCGGCCTCGTCTCGCACGGCGGCGGCGGATCCTGGAACCTGGACTCCGGCCCGGCCAACATCCGCACCGCGGTCGAGGGCTCCCTGAAGCGGCTCGGCACCGACCACATCGACCTGTACTACCAGCACCGCGTCGACCCGAACACGCCGATCGAGGAGACCGCCGGCGCTGTCCGCGACCTGATCGCCGAGGGCAAGGTGCGTGCCTTCGGGCTCTCGGAGGCCGGCCCCGACACGATCCGCCGCGCCCACGCCGTCCAACCGGTCACCGCGGTCCAGTCCGAGTACTCACTGTTCACCCGCGGCATCGAGGAGCGCGTGCTGCCCGTCCTGCGGGAGCTGAACATCGGCCTCGTGCCGTTCTCCCCCCTGGGTCGCGGCTTCCTGACCGGCACCGTCCGCTCCACCGACCAGTTCGACGAGACCGACTTCCGGCGTGGCAACCCGCGCTTCAGTGGTGAGAACTTCCAGCGCAACCTGGCCCTGGCCGACGAGGTCAAGGCCCTGGCCGATGAGGCCGGCGCCACGCCCGGTCAGGTGGCGCTGGCCTGGCTGCTCGCCCAGGGTGACGACATCGCCCCGATCCCCGGTACCAAGCGGGTGTCCCGCGTCGAGGAGAACACCGCCGCCGACGCCGTCACGCTGACCGACGAGCAGCTGGACAGGCTCTCCAGCCTGCCGCCCGCCGCGGGCGCCACCCACACCGAGGCCCAGGCCCGGATGCTCGAACGCTGA
- a CDS encoding alcohol dehydrogenase catalytic domain-containing protein, translating into MRAAVMYGAGDVRVEDRPDPKTVQPTDAVVRTLAACVCGSDLWPYASMPATDTGRPMGHEFLGVVEETGTNVTALTPGDLVVAPFTYSDNACDYCAKGLHISCRNGGRYGFDGVDGGQGEAVRVPYADGTLVKLPVAADSALLPSLLALSDVMTTGHHGAVTAGVARGDTVLVVGDGAVGLCAVIAAKRLGAERIVLAGRHADRTTLGGHFGATDVVAERGEEGIARIRELTGGVDKVIEAVGTGQALDTALGAVLDGGTISRLGVPQHEQGPIGPAVFMRNITLTGGASPARAYIEQLLPDVLDGTITPGRVFDRTFSLDRTSDAYRDMAERRVLKALIHP; encoded by the coding sequence ATGCGTGCAGCAGTGATGTACGGAGCCGGAGACGTCCGCGTAGAGGACCGGCCCGACCCCAAGACTGTCCAGCCGACCGACGCCGTGGTGCGCACGCTCGCCGCATGCGTGTGCGGCAGCGACCTGTGGCCCTACGCATCCATGCCCGCCACCGACACCGGGCGCCCCATGGGCCACGAGTTCCTGGGAGTCGTGGAGGAGACCGGGACGAACGTGACCGCTCTCACCCCCGGTGACCTGGTCGTCGCCCCGTTCACCTACAGCGACAACGCCTGCGACTACTGCGCGAAGGGCCTGCACATCTCCTGCCGCAACGGCGGCCGGTACGGCTTCGACGGCGTGGACGGTGGGCAGGGCGAAGCAGTCCGCGTCCCGTATGCGGACGGCACTTTGGTGAAGCTGCCGGTGGCCGCCGACTCCGCGCTCCTGCCCTCCCTGCTGGCTCTGAGCGACGTGATGACCACCGGTCACCATGGCGCTGTCACCGCCGGAGTCGCCCGCGGCGACACCGTGCTCGTCGTCGGGGACGGGGCCGTCGGCCTGTGCGCGGTGATCGCCGCCAAGCGGCTCGGCGCCGAGCGGATCGTACTCGCAGGCCGTCACGCAGACCGCACCACACTCGGCGGGCACTTCGGCGCCACCGACGTGGTCGCCGAACGCGGCGAGGAGGGCATCGCCCGTATCCGCGAGTTGACCGGCGGAGTGGACAAGGTGATCGAGGCCGTCGGCACCGGCCAGGCCCTGGACACCGCCCTCGGGGCGGTCCTGGACGGCGGCACCATCAGCCGCCTGGGCGTGCCCCAGCATGAGCAGGGCCCGATCGGCCCGGCCGTCTTCATGCGGAACATCACCCTCACCGGCGGGGCCAGCCCCGCCCGCGCCTATATCGAGCAGCTGCTGCCCGACGTCCTGGACGGCACCATCACCCCCGGCCGCGTCTTCGACCGGACCTTCTCCCTCGACCGGACGTCCGACGCCTACCGGGACATGGCCGAACGCCGGGTCCTCAAGGCCCTCATCCATCCCTGA
- a CDS encoding flavodoxin, with protein sequence MHQRDHTAARRRTILRAALLTGVTAMTMPHVTSCSSADEQQTPEPSRTPGPTAGGGVRGKVLLAYFSRPGENYYYGERTHLEVGNTEVMARKIRALIDCDVYRIEPVDAYPASYDATVKRNVREQQADARPAIKGGLPELDGYETVLLGSPIGNVRAPMIMTTFTEQLDFANKTVVPFTTHAMSGLGTTARDYADSCRGAIFAQGLAVQGEEVGKADRAIRAWLNRIGFAMA encoded by the coding sequence ATGCACCAACGGGACCACACCGCCGCCCGGCGTCGGACGATCCTGCGCGCCGCATTGCTGACCGGGGTCACTGCCATGACCATGCCTCACGTCACCAGCTGCTCATCCGCGGACGAGCAGCAGACTCCGGAACCGAGCCGAACGCCGGGTCCGACGGCGGGTGGTGGGGTGCGCGGCAAGGTGTTGCTCGCGTACTTCTCCCGCCCCGGCGAGAACTACTACTACGGGGAACGCACCCACCTGGAGGTCGGCAACACCGAGGTCATGGCTCGCAAGATTCGCGCCCTCATCGACTGCGACGTGTACCGCATCGAGCCCGTCGACGCCTATCCGGCGAGCTACGACGCGACCGTGAAGCGCAACGTCCGTGAACAGCAGGCCGACGCTCGCCCCGCCATCAAGGGCGGGCTGCCTGAACTCGACGGCTACGAAACCGTGTTGCTGGGCAGTCCCATCGGGAACGTGCGCGCACCCATGATCATGACGACGTTCACGGAGCAGCTCGACTTTGCCAACAAGACCGTAGTCCCCTTCACCACACACGCAATGAGCGGCTTGGGCACCACCGCACGCGACTACGCCGACTCATGCCGGGGCGCCATCTTCGCCCAAGGTCTGGCCGTCCAAGGAGAAGAAGTCGGAAAGGCGGACCGCGCCATCAGGGCCTGGCTGAACCGCATCGGTTTCGCCATGGCCTGA
- a CDS encoding MerR family transcriptional regulator, protein MTVTEAATERLVRIGEVARGAGVSVRAVRYYEQQGLLIAERSPSGQRLYRQDAITLVRFFQQMYAAGLTSRRITELLPCWDSGHTDADQRAMLRAERDRIQAKVHDLQAALDRLDEVIAITDTHP, encoded by the coding sequence ATGACCGTCACAGAGGCCGCGACCGAGCGGCTGGTCCGCATCGGCGAGGTGGCGCGGGGCGCCGGCGTCTCCGTACGCGCCGTGCGCTACTACGAGCAACAGGGGCTGCTCATCGCGGAGCGCAGCCCATCCGGCCAGCGCCTCTACCGGCAGGACGCCATCACCCTGGTCCGCTTCTTCCAGCAGATGTACGCCGCCGGCCTGACCAGCCGAAGGATCACGGAACTCCTCCCGTGCTGGGACTCTGGGCACACCGACGCCGATCAACGTGCCATGCTGCGCGCCGAGCGTGACCGCATCCAGGCCAAGGTCCACGACCTGCAGGCTGCCCTGGACCGCCTCGACGAGGTCATCGCGATCACGGACACGCACCCGTAG
- a CDS encoding SDR family oxidoreductase — MDINNSVALVTGANRGLGRAFTQRLLERGARKVYATARRPEAVDLPGVEVLPLDIADPASVKAAAEAAADVSLLINNAGIQTGTDLVTGSLDAVRHELETNVFGHLQMIREFAPALAGNGGGAIVNVLSAMSWFGGKGANAYHLTKAAAWAMTNGVRLELAEQGTLVTAVHLGLADTDMAAGWPVDKIAPSDLADAALDGVEAGSAEVLADQWSRDVKSRLPLTPEDFNAAMDRALAALSSRR, encoded by the coding sequence ATGGACATCAACAACTCAGTCGCCCTCGTCACCGGAGCCAACCGCGGCCTGGGCCGCGCCTTCACCCAGCGCCTGCTCGAACGGGGCGCCCGCAAGGTCTACGCCACAGCCCGCCGACCGGAGGCCGTGGATCTGCCCGGGGTCGAGGTGCTGCCCCTCGACATCGCCGATCCCGCATCCGTGAAGGCCGCCGCAGAGGCTGCCGCGGACGTCTCGCTGCTCATCAACAACGCGGGGATCCAGACGGGAACGGACCTGGTGACCGGTTCGCTGGACGCGGTCCGGCACGAGCTGGAGACCAACGTGTTCGGGCACCTGCAAATGATCCGGGAGTTCGCGCCGGCGCTCGCCGGGAACGGCGGGGGAGCGATCGTCAACGTGCTCTCCGCCATGTCGTGGTTCGGAGGCAAGGGCGCCAATGCCTACCACCTGACCAAGGCCGCAGCCTGGGCCATGACCAACGGCGTCCGCCTGGAGCTCGCCGAGCAGGGCACGCTCGTGACAGCGGTGCATCTCGGTTTGGCCGACACCGACATGGCCGCAGGCTGGCCCGTGGACAAGATCGCACCGTCTGACCTGGCCGACGCTGCGCTCGACGGTGTCGAGGCAGGCTCCGCCGAGGTCCTCGCCGACCAGTGGAGTAGGGACGTCAAGTCCCGGCTGCCGCTGACGCCGGAAGACTTCAACGCCGCGATGGACCGCGCCCTGGCGGCGCTGTCGAGTCGGCGGTAG
- a CDS encoding DUF6528 family protein, with protein sequence MKPSRSRLIAIGAAVACAAGAVAISPAISEVQSPSEEDREGNADRVIIAGERVNILQKKSEKWKEGAKTQWDWWVTDSTPARVYGECGKDWKQHFAGGATEAKLSRDGKSVVVASSAGGVAVVPYNPAGPARPKTAASFVACPGGSPHSAEMLPDGNVAVATASGIFLYSATRPADGKNGWGDGDYVDWVELPAAHGLHWDEERKKLWASGSTKGLDKADGKGMVLGITYSGKPKTPKFGKTPAKYVMPTTGKELGDIGWGEGNASDGVAYYDSPHELSPIPDGVRDGGTMAITTDLSIYEFNPDAAGEKFTSPRRPIPGAAEWNHDKHPLNELKGLSIRSDGAAAYARGATFVKNERTCNTYSAAYIDFFIKGKHDELQLAQCNNPNANPADADKKYTAGSIYKVRWVAASVT encoded by the coding sequence ATGAAGCCTTCCCGATCTCGCTTGATCGCCATAGGCGCTGCCGTCGCGTGTGCTGCAGGCGCCGTGGCCATCTCCCCAGCGATTTCGGAAGTGCAATCACCTTCCGAGGAGGATCGAGAGGGTAATGCCGATCGCGTGATCATTGCTGGGGAGCGTGTGAACATCCTCCAGAAGAAGAGCGAAAAATGGAAGGAGGGGGCCAAGACGCAGTGGGACTGGTGGGTCACGGACAGCACCCCTGCACGGGTCTATGGCGAGTGCGGAAAAGACTGGAAGCAGCACTTCGCCGGTGGCGCGACGGAAGCGAAGCTGTCGCGTGACGGGAAGTCCGTGGTGGTGGCTTCCTCGGCCGGTGGGGTCGCAGTAGTGCCGTACAACCCTGCAGGGCCCGCACGGCCGAAGACGGCGGCCTCCTTCGTAGCGTGTCCGGGCGGTAGTCCGCATTCTGCCGAAATGCTTCCCGACGGTAATGTCGCGGTGGCGACGGCGAGTGGAATCTTCCTGTACTCGGCCACCCGCCCGGCTGATGGAAAAAACGGTTGGGGAGATGGGGACTACGTGGACTGGGTGGAGCTTCCCGCCGCGCATGGCCTTCATTGGGACGAAGAGCGAAAGAAGCTCTGGGCGTCGGGCAGCACGAAGGGCCTGGATAAAGCAGACGGCAAGGGGATGGTCCTGGGTATCACCTATTCCGGCAAGCCCAAAACTCCCAAGTTCGGCAAGACGCCTGCAAAGTACGTGATGCCGACGACCGGTAAGGAACTCGGAGATATAGGGTGGGGAGAGGGTAATGCCTCAGATGGAGTTGCCTATTACGATTCTCCCCACGAGCTCTCTCCCATTCCTGACGGAGTCCGGGATGGCGGGACCATGGCCATCACGACAGACCTGTCGATATACGAATTCAACCCCGACGCGGCGGGAGAAAAGTTCACCTCGCCTCGTCGGCCCATTCCCGGAGCGGCTGAGTGGAACCACGACAAGCACCCACTCAACGAACTCAAGGGACTTTCCATCCGTTCCGACGGGGCGGCAGCCTACGCACGCGGAGCAACCTTCGTGAAGAACGAACGCACGTGCAACACCTACAGTGCTGCCTATATCGACTTCTTCATCAAGGGGAAGCACGACGAGCTGCAGCTCGCACAATGCAACAACCCAAACGCAAACCCTGCTGACGCGGACAAGAAATACACTGCGGGGAGCATCTACAAGGTGCGCTGGGTCGCTGCGAGTGTGACCTGA